The Apibacter raozihei genome contains a region encoding:
- a CDS encoding alpha/beta hydrolase yields the protein MKAFVIFICFLSSFGLNAQEPIIIGEKYKIYSQILNEEREFWVYTPPEYKEGSSEYPVIYLIDGETNFHSLVAIQKAFTKGMYNYMPESIIIGIVNTDRTRDLTPSKSFLKRDEKVFFENSGGAVNFHNFLIKELRPYINNQYRTNGYNTLIGHSFGGLFTLYTLIHNPVSFNSYIALDPSIWWDNRKIFNEALTMEKGINYKGINVFIAKAKDEGKDKSEHSESIQMFCDDVIDSLYKSNGLRSKWKYYAEEDHGTVILPGMYDALKFNFQGITLPVKKIPENPELIKITYDHLSEQLGYKFIPSETLINNLAEYALSVKEFKGAQKILDYNLLNKKQSDKTKEIELIIRNNR from the coding sequence ATGAAAGCATTTGTAATATTTATCTGTTTCCTGAGTTCTTTTGGATTAAATGCACAGGAACCAATTATAATAGGAGAAAAATATAAGATTTATTCACAAATTTTAAATGAAGAAAGAGAATTCTGGGTATATACTCCTCCCGAGTATAAAGAAGGTTCTTCTGAATATCCGGTTATATATTTAATTGATGGAGAAACTAATTTTCATTCTTTAGTAGCAATTCAAAAAGCATTTACTAAAGGTATGTATAATTATATGCCCGAATCGATAATTATCGGTATAGTTAACACAGATCGGACACGGGATCTTACTCCTTCAAAGTCTTTTTTGAAAAGAGACGAAAAAGTTTTCTTTGAAAATAGTGGTGGGGCAGTGAATTTTCATAATTTTTTAATAAAAGAGCTCAGACCGTATATTAATAACCAATACCGAACGAACGGGTATAATACCTTGATAGGTCATTCGTTCGGAGGTTTATTTACGCTTTATACACTTATACATAACCCTGTTTCTTTCAATTCCTATATAGCTTTAGATCCCAGTATCTGGTGGGACAACAGGAAAATATTCAATGAAGCTTTAACAATGGAAAAGGGAATTAATTATAAAGGAATAAATGTATTTATTGCTAAGGCAAAAGATGAGGGAAAAGATAAAAGTGAACATTCTGAATCCATACAGATGTTTTGTGATGATGTTATAGATAGTTTGTATAAAAGTAATGGATTAAGGAGTAAATGGAAATATTATGCTGAGGAAGATCATGGGACTGTAATTTTACCGGGTATGTACGATGCTTTAAAGTTTAATTTTCAAGGAATTACTTTACCTGTAAAAAAAATACCCGAAAATCCGGAATTGATTAAGATAACCTACGATCATTTATCTGAGCAGCTGGGGTATAAATTTATACCTTCTGAAACCTTAATAAATAATCTGGCTGAATATGCATTGTCTGTCAAAGAATTTAAAGGTGCCCAAAAAATTTTGGATTACAACCTTTTAAATAAAAAGCAATCAGATAAAACTAAAGAAATTGAGTTGATAATAAGGAATAATAGATAA
- a CDS encoding winged helix-turn-helix transcriptional regulator: protein MYVILIINNLNNSKKEICVLDFAFQRIGGKYKGRILWALHKHNVMRYGELRRNISGITTKMLTQTLRELEMDMLIHREMYPQVPPKVEYTLTEEGKELIPFIKFLVEWGYKKMLAFKLSEK, encoded by the coding sequence TTGTATGTAATATTGATTATTAATAACTTAAATAATTCAAAAAAAGAAATTTGTGTTCTTGATTTTGCCTTTCAACGTATAGGTGGTAAATATAAAGGACGAATTCTATGGGCTTTACATAAACATAATGTGATGAGATATGGTGAATTAAGACGTAATATATCTGGTATTACAACTAAAATGTTAACTCAAACTTTACGTGAGCTAGAAATGGATATGTTAATTCACAGAGAAATGTATCCTCAGGTTCCACCCAAAGTAGAATATACACTTACTGAAGAGGGAAAAGAATTAATCCCTTTTATAAAGTTTCTTGTTGAATGGGGTTATAAAAAAATGTTAGCATTTAAATTATCAGAAAAATAA
- a CDS encoding RNA methyltransferase, which translates to MNLFQKPEKLKLEALNRKSVEEFKESDKIPVVILLDNVRSMHNVGSVFRTSDAFSMEKIYLCGITPTPPHREIQKTALGATESVYWQHVESISELIKSLKNEGYLIVGIEQVKGSTLLQDYKIDTGKKFAIIMGNEVEGISENILQEIDVFVEIPQSGTKHSLNVSVCTGIILWEWYKAFS; encoded by the coding sequence ATGAATTTGTTTCAAAAACCAGAAAAGTTAAAACTGGAAGCCCTTAATCGAAAATCCGTAGAAGAATTTAAAGAAAGTGATAAAATTCCCGTAGTAATTTTATTAGATAATGTACGTTCCATGCACAATGTAGGTTCCGTCTTCCGTACCTCAGATGCTTTTTCTATGGAAAAAATTTACTTATGTGGAATCACCCCAACTCCCCCTCACAGAGAAATACAAAAAACTGCTTTGGGAGCAACAGAAAGTGTATATTGGCAGCATGTGGAAAGCATATCGGAATTAATTAAATCGCTAAAAAATGAGGGGTACCTTATCGTTGGAATTGAACAGGTAAAAGGGAGTACCCTACTGCAAGACTATAAGATTGATACTGGTAAAAAATTTGCAATTATAATGGGGAATGAAGTAGAAGGAATTAGTGAAAATATATTGCAAGAGATTGATGTTTTTGTTGAAATTCCTCAATCAGGAACCAAACACTCTCTGAATGTAAGTGTTTGTACAGGAATTATCTTATGGGAGTGGTATAAAGCTTTCTCATAA
- a CDS encoding BT0820 family HAD-type phosphatase, whose translation MNNKIIAVDFDGTIVEDRYPEIGKPLIFAFDTMKKLQERGYRLILWTYRHGNRLNEAVEFCKKNGIEFYAVNSSFEGEVFDSEGQSRKINADYFIDDRNLGGFPGWGEVYEIIREKIEFGVEGREIIPYSKRKTKSKKGFFSRVFGS comes from the coding sequence ATGAATAATAAGATCATTGCAGTAGATTTCGACGGAACCATAGTAGAAGATAGATATCCTGAAATAGGAAAACCTTTAATTTTTGCGTTTGATACTATGAAAAAACTTCAGGAAAGAGGGTATCGTCTTATACTTTGGACTTATCGGCATGGAAACAGACTTAATGAAGCAGTAGAGTTTTGCAAAAAAAACGGAATTGAGTTTTATGCTGTTAATTCAAGCTTTGAAGGAGAAGTCTTTGATAGTGAAGGACAAAGTAGAAAAATTAATGCAGATTATTTCATAGATGACAGAAACCTAGGAGGTTTTCCGGGTTGGGGAGAAGTTTATGAAATAATTCGGGAAAAAATAGAATTTGGAGTAGAAGGAAGAGAAATTATTCCATATTCAAAAAGAAAAACTAAAAGTAAAAAAGGATTTTTTTCACGAGTATTCGGATCATGA
- the map gene encoding type I methionyl aminopeptidase, with the protein MIKLKTKEEIELMYESAQLVSKTLGMLAKEVKPGVTTLHLDKLAEEYIRDHGAIPGFLGMYDFPNTLCMSPNEQVVHGIPNNKPLEEGEIISIDCGALINGFYGDQAYTFSVGEISDEVKKMMDITKKSLYAGIKKCKAGNRIGDISFAIQLMCENAGYGVVRELVGHGLGKDMHEDPQVPNYGRKGSGPKIEEGLVIAIEPMINLGTYKVKFHNDGWTVTTQDNKPSCHFEHDVAVVDGLPKLLSTYKYIYEAQGITSDEEEEFLFKPTLS; encoded by the coding sequence ATGATAAAATTAAAAACAAAAGAAGAAATAGAGTTGATGTACGAAAGTGCTCAATTGGTTTCCAAAACATTGGGAATGTTGGCTAAAGAAGTAAAGCCAGGTGTAACCACCTTGCATTTAGATAAACTTGCTGAAGAATATATTAGAGATCACGGTGCAATTCCCGGTTTTTTAGGAATGTATGATTTTCCTAACACACTTTGCATGTCTCCAAATGAGCAGGTTGTGCACGGAATACCTAATAATAAACCTTTAGAGGAAGGAGAGATAATTTCTATAGATTGTGGTGCTTTGATTAATGGATTCTATGGAGATCAGGCCTATACATTTTCAGTAGGTGAAATTTCTGATGAGGTAAAAAAAATGATGGATATTACCAAAAAAAGTCTTTATGCTGGAATAAAAAAATGCAAAGCAGGTAATCGGATAGGAGATATTAGTTTTGCTATTCAGCTTATGTGTGAAAATGCAGGGTACGGAGTGGTAAGAGAATTGGTTGGTCATGGTTTAGGAAAAGACATGCATGAAGATCCGCAGGTTCCAAATTATGGACGAAAGGGAAGCGGTCCGAAAATAGAAGAGGGTTTGGTTATTGCTATTGAGCCTATGATTAATCTGGGTACTTACAAAGTTAAGTTTCATAATGACGGATGGACGGTAACTACACAGGATAATAAGCCTTCTTGTCACTTTGAACATGATGTTGCTGTAGTAGATGGTTTACCCAAGCTATTAAGCACCTATAAATATATTTATGAAGCTCAGGGAATAACCTCAGACGAAGAAGAAGAATTTTTATTTAAACCTACTCTTTCATAA
- a CDS encoding cysteine hydrolase family protein: protein MIIFFTGLIQINGQRKNAKQALLIIDIQNDYFEGGANPLSGSLEASLNAKKILNKFRQDSLPVIHIKHLSLRSGSTFFIPNTKGAEIHENVAPLAQEKVIIKNYPNSFINTELLEYLKAQNITDLVICGMMTHMCIDATVRAAKDYNFNCTIISDACATKDLSVDGATVTSNNVQTAFLAALSYYYSSIENTQEFLSKIKTY, encoded by the coding sequence TTGATTATATTTTTTACTGGGCTAATTCAAATTAATGGACAGCGTAAAAACGCAAAACAAGCGTTACTGATTATAGATATTCAGAATGATTATTTTGAAGGAGGAGCAAATCCATTATCAGGATCACTTGAAGCAAGTTTAAATGCTAAAAAGATTCTAAACAAATTTAGACAGGACTCTTTACCCGTGATACATATAAAACATTTGTCCTTACGAAGTGGTTCAACATTTTTTATTCCCAATACCAAAGGTGCAGAGATTCATGAAAACGTAGCACCACTTGCACAGGAAAAGGTAATTATTAAAAATTACCCTAATAGCTTTATAAATACAGAACTGTTAGAATACCTGAAAGCTCAAAATATCACTGATTTAGTTATCTGTGGAATGATGACACATATGTGTATTGATGCTACAGTAAGAGCTGCAAAAGATTATAATTTTAATTGTACGATCATTAGTGATGCTTGTGCAACCAAAGATCTGTCAGTTGATGGGGCTACTGTAACTTCAAATAATGTACAAACAGCATTTTTGGCAGCTTTAAGCTATTATTATTCATCTATAGAAAATACACAAGAGTTTTTGTCAAAAATCAAAACATACTAA
- a CDS encoding class I SAM-dependent methyltransferase → MKSIFKFFLNLIPRPILIKFSYILAPLISVFYRGNKFTDPIDGKSYRKFLPYGYGKVRDNVLAPGTLSLERHRLMWLYLKNDTDFFTANLNVLSIAPEQCFLKRFKELKNLQYTTADLYSPIVDVKADILDLPFKDDEFDVVFCNHVLEHIEDDSKAMSELYRVMKPGGWGIFQVPMRYNEEKTYEDFSITEKEERKKHFGQYDHVRWYGLDYFKRLEKAGFEVEQVKYYETLSPEVFKRYSLSHNEILPVVRKK, encoded by the coding sequence ATGAAAAGTATATTTAAATTTTTTTTGAATTTAATTCCAAGGCCAATACTTATTAAATTCAGCTACATTCTGGCACCGTTAATATCCGTTTTTTACAGAGGAAATAAATTTACCGACCCTATAGACGGGAAATCGTATAGAAAATTTTTACCTTATGGATATGGTAAGGTCAGGGATAACGTATTGGCTCCCGGAACCTTATCATTAGAACGGCATAGACTCATGTGGCTATATCTGAAAAATGATACAGATTTCTTTACCGCAAATCTTAATGTACTAAGTATAGCACCCGAACAATGCTTTTTAAAGCGGTTTAAAGAATTAAAAAATTTGCAATATACCACAGCTGATTTATATTCCCCTATTGTGGACGTCAAAGCAGACATATTGGATTTACCATTTAAAGATGATGAATTTGATGTAGTATTTTGTAATCATGTATTAGAACATATTGAGGACGATTCCAAAGCAATGTCTGAATTATACAGAGTAATGAAACCGGGAGGATGGGGAATATTTCAGGTTCCCATGAGATATAATGAAGAAAAAACGTATGAAGATTTTTCAATTACTGAAAAAGAGGAGCGAAAAAAACACTTTGGACAGTATGATCATGTTCGCTGGTACGGGTTGGATTATTTTAAACGTTTGGAAAAAGCCGGTTTTGAAGTAGAACAAGTAAAATATTATGAAACCTTGTCTCCTGAAGTATTCAAAAGGTACTCTCTTTCACATAATGAAATTTTACCAGTAGTTAGAAAAAAATAA
- a CDS encoding DUF4136 domain-containing protein → MKLKLLLISGMCLLLASCAISTSYDYDKTADFSQYKTFSIYQEGIDQLKLNDLDKNRIVRALVGQLKAKGLSESADGDLKVNVLASSKKVINVDNNPYWGGPWGWGYGWSSSSTVYETREGKLTVHLVDSKKNILVWEGIAEGFDVNNIANKEDQINKAIQKVFTYYPPKEKKNSYY, encoded by the coding sequence ATGAAACTAAAACTTTTATTGATAAGCGGTATGTGTTTATTACTTGCAAGTTGTGCTATCAGTACATCTTATGATTATGATAAAACTGCTGATTTCTCCCAATATAAAACATTTAGTATTTATCAGGAAGGAATTGATCAGTTAAAATTGAATGATTTAGATAAAAATCGTATTGTAAGAGCACTTGTCGGACAATTAAAAGCGAAAGGTTTATCTGAATCTGCTGATGGGGATTTAAAAGTAAATGTTTTAGCTTCCTCAAAAAAAGTCATCAATGTAGATAACAATCCTTATTGGGGAGGTCCCTGGGGATGGGGATATGGCTGGTCTAGTTCCAGCACAGTATATGAAACACGAGAAGGAAAACTTACTGTTCATTTGGTAGACTCTAAGAAAAATATTTTGGTATGGGAAGGTATTGCTGAAGGTTTTGATGTTAACAATATAGCTAACAAAGAAGATCAAATAAATAAAGCTATACAGAAAGTATTTACTTATTACCCTCCTAAAGAAAAGAAAAATTCTTATTATTAA